GTAATCGCCCCTCAGAAATCCCTTCGCGAGGAAGTTCGAGTTGCACTGGAGGCTAAAGGCATTTCCAACGCAGAGCTGAGGCAAGATGTTCACTACGAAAGCGACAATGTGAAGATCAGTACGATCGAATCTGCCAAAGGCCATGAATTCGCGACCGTCCTCATCATGGGGTTAGTTGAAGGTGTTTTGCCGCAGTCAAACATTCAGTCTCACGAGCTCGCTCGTGAAACCTCAAGGCTTTATGTGGCCATGACCCGTGCTCGAGAGTCGCTCTTCATGACCTATAGCCCAAACGCAAGTTATCCTGCATCTCGATTCATCCAGGCCATCGTTAAAGACTGCAACGAAGCCCGGTATCGCCAAGGTGAGATCCTCCCAGTTGAAGCCTGACCACCTGGCTTTTCGCCTCCATATTCAGGATTAGCAGTCTGAATTGAAATCGCACTGTAGGGACTGCCCGGCAGTGCGATTGTCCTCAGCTTTGTAGTGATTAACATTCCCGGACACAGAATTAGGTTTTTCTTCGGTAACCGCCGGCGGCACGAAACGGAAAGGGGACAAATTTATTTATTGGAATCACTGGCCGCTAGCTGCCCTACCGCAATGGCAGCTTTGGTTCGATAACAGCCCTTCGAGCTTTTCCCTCGCCATTAAAGGCTATCTCTAAATTGTCTACCGAAAATTCCGCAGACATTCGTAGCTATTACTAGCAGAACCTAGAGCCATTGCATTAATTGCCACCAGCAGTCGCAGCTAATTCGAAAATCCGGAGCCGCCGATTAAGGCCTTCGCTGACGAGGAGTCGCCCTTGTTTCGGAAACCAGCACCTTTCGCTGCCTGTGGCCTTGTAACGAATGCTCAGAGTACCGGCGAGAACACCCGCGCGACCCGCATGGCCACCCGCCGCCAGCGACGCAGGGCGTTGTTGTCCTCTGGGGTGAGTTCGCGCGAGCGGCTGAAGTCGTATTCCAGCATCTTGCGCACCTCCCAGGCGAACTGGACGTCCATCACCATCACCATGACCTCGAAATTGAGGCGGAATGAGCGGTTGTCCAGGTTGGCGCTGCCCACCGCGGCTACGTCCTCGTCGATCAGCACCACCTTCTGGTGCAGGAAGCCCGGGCCGTAGCGGAACACCCGGATGCCGGCGTGTACCGCCTCGAAGGCATAGAGGTAGGAGGCCGCATAGACCACCTTGTGATCGGGCCGCGAGGGCAGCAGGATGCGCACGTCGACCCCGCGCAGGGCGGCCAGGCGCAGTGCTGCCGAAACGGCTTCGTCGGGAATGAAGTAGGGCGAGGTGATCCAGACGCGATGGCGCGCCGAGTGGATGGCCTCGACGAAGAACAGCGAACAGGTCTCCTGATCGTCCGCCGGGCCGCTGGGCACCACCTGGCAGAGCACCCCACCGTCCTCGTAGCGCTCCGGCAACAGCAGGCTGGGCAATTGCCGGGTCACCCAGTACCAATCCTGAGCGAAGCACTCCTGCAGGGTGACCAGCGCCGGGCCACGCAACTCCAGGTGGGTGTCGCGCCAGGGCGCCAGCGGCGGCTTGAGTCCCATGTATTCATCGCCGACGTTGAGCCCGCCGGTGAAGCCCACCTCGCCGTCCACCACCACGATCTTGCGGTGGTTGCGGAAGTTGACCTGGAATCTGTTGATCAGCCCGCGTCTGTTGCTGAAGCCCTTCACCTCGCAGCCGGCCTCACGCAGTTTCTCTACGTAGGCGCGCGGTAGGGCGTGGCTGCCGATAGCGTCATACAGCAGGAACACCTTGACCCCGGCGCGGGCGCGGTCGAGCAGGGTGTTCTGCAAGGCCAGGCCCAGGGTGTCGTCATGGATGATGAAGAATTGCACCAGCACGACTTTCTGGGCAGCGCGGATGGCGCCGAGAATGGCGGCGAAGGTCTCCTCGCCGTTGACCAGCAGCCGCACCTGGTTGTTGGCCACGCAGGGCGTGCCGGTAAGGGCGGTCATGGCCTTGAGCTTGCGGTTGGCCGCGCTGCACTGCTGGGCGGCCATGGCCTCGGCGATCCAGGGGCGCCAGTCCAGCTCGGCGGCCTGGCGCGCCATCTCCTCGTCGGCCTGGCGCCGCGCCTTCACGTAGCTGTCGAAGCGCCGCCGGCCGAACACCAGATAGGGAATCAGGCTGAGGAAGGGCATGAACACCAGTGCCATGGCCCAGGCCATGGCACCCTGGGCGGTGCGTACCGTGACGATGGCGTGCACCGCCGCGCTGATGCCGATCAGCTCGATGAGCAGGGCGATGTAGTGGAGGTCGAGGGGTAGTTGCGGCACTCGGGTATCCTTCTCCGGGGCGGATCAGAGAGGTTGGACCGCCTTCAGTACCACGAATTTCGGCGTCGCGGCGATCTGTTCGACACGCTTGAACAGCCGCTTGAGTTTGACGTGATAACCCAGGTGGCGATTACCCACCAGCCAGAGTTCGCCTTGCTCGGTCAGCGCCGCCCGCGCCTGCTGGAACATGCGCCAGGCGAGGAAGTCACCCACCACCTGCTGCTGGTGGAAGGGCGGATTGCACAGGATCAGCTCCAGCGAGCGCGGCGGCTGGTCGGCCAGGCCGTCGGCAGCGCGGAAGGTGGCCGGCCGGTCGGGGAAGGCCGCGGCCCAGTTCTCCCGCGCCGACTGCACCGCCATGTAGGACTCGTCGACCAGGGTGAATTGCGCCTCGGGGTTGGCCAGGGCGCAGGCCAGGGCCAGCACGCCATTGCCACAGCCGAGGTCTGCTACCCGTGCGCTCCCCAGCCCCCGGGGCAGGTGCGGCAGGAAGGCGCGGGTGCCGATGTCCAGGCCTTCGCGGCAGAAGACGTTGGCGTGGTTGATCAGCGTCAGCGCCGGTGACTCCAGGCGATAACGCGAGGGGTAGGGCGAAGCCACTGCTGGACGAGTTTCGGGGGTAGCGAAGAGCAGTCGCGCCTTCTTCACCGCCAGCGACGCCTGCACCGGGCCGATATGGCGTTCCAGCAAATCCCCCGCAGCGCGCGGCAGGTGCTTGAGCATCCCGGCGGCGATCACCCGGGCACCGGGCGCCAGTTGGCCGTGCAGGCGAATCAGTTGTTCTTCCAGCAGGGCCAGGGTCTTGGGCACCCGCACCAGCACCAGGTCGAAGGGACCGCTGGTCGCTTCACTGGCCGGCACGAAGGTCACGGCGTCGGCGGCCAGGCCGTTGCGCGCCAGGTTCGCCTGCAGCGCCAGGGCCGCCAGGTGCGAGTCGCCACTGGAAGTCACCCGGGCGTGGCCGGCCAGGCTGGCCGCCAGGGCGCCGAAGGCGTCGTTGAGCACCAGCACCCGGGCGGCGGGGTCCAGACCGCTTTCGGCGACCTGCTGCAGCAGGTATTCGTCGGCGGCGTCGAAGGCCTGCAGGGGATCGTCGCGGCGGGGCGGCTGACGGTCGAGTTCGAGGGTGGCGAAGGGCGAGACGAGAGAAGGCATGGTATCTGTCGGTGTTTATCGGCGGCCCAGTGCGGGACAATGGCTCTAAGCAATCGGGAAAAAGAGGCCAGTATGACCGCCACCGAAGACAAGTTCACCCGCGAGACGATCACCGCCGTCTGGCCCTGGAGCGACAACCTCTTCAGCCTGAGGACCACCCGTGATCCGCGCTTTCGCTTCCGTGCCGGCCAGTTCGCCCGCCTGGGCGTGCGCAAGGCCGATGGCGACGTGGTCTGGCGCGCCTACTCCATGGTCTCGGCGCCCCACGATGAATTCCTCGAATTCTTCTCCATCGTGGTGCCCGGCGGCGCCTTCACCAGCGAACTGAGCCGTCTGCGCGAGGGCGACGAGCTGCTGGTGGAAAAGCAGCCCTACGGCTATCTCACCCTGGAGCGCTTCGGCGGCGGTCGCGATCTCTGGCTGCTGGCCACCGGCACGGGCCTCGCGCCCTTCCTGTCGATGCTGCAGGAGCCCGACACCTGGGAGCGCTTCGAGCGCATCATGCTGGTCTACAGCGTGCGCGAGGCCCGCGACCTGGCCTACCAGGAGGTCATCCACGGCTACGACCAGGTGGAGCACCTCGAAGGTCTCACCGACCGCCTGGTCTATGTGCCCGTGGTGACCCGCGAAGACCATCCTGGCGCCCTGCGCGGCCGCATCACCGCCCTGATCGAGAACGGCGAGCTGGAACGCGCCGCTGGCGTTGCGCTCTCGCCCGAGCATTCGCGCATCCTCATCTGCGGCAATCCGAAGATGGTCGACGACACCCGCCAGTTGCTCAAGACCCGCGATCTGCAACTGGCGCTGAGCCGCCGGCCGGGACAGGTAGCCGTGGAAAACTACTGGTAGCGGTAGGGCGCGGCGGGCGTCTTTACGATTTCTTCACAATTGGAAAAGGTTAGACCTTTAGTTTTAGGCTGGCCTTGCTCTAGGATCGGAGATTCCAAGGCTACTTTCCGAGTCCCGATGAGCAGTGACAGATCCGAGCCGCCCCCGGCCCCCTGGCCAGGTGCGGCTGACACCCCCTCCCGCTTCATGACCTCCGCGGCCGTTCGGCCTCTTCTGGCGGAGGTGTCCTGCTAATGGAATGGATCGCCGATCCCAC
The window above is part of the Pseudomonas oryzihabitans genome. Proteins encoded here:
- the cls gene encoding cardiolipin synthase; amino-acid sequence: MPQLPLDLHYIALLIELIGISAAVHAIVTVRTAQGAMAWAMALVFMPFLSLIPYLVFGRRRFDSYVKARRQADEEMARQAAELDWRPWIAEAMAAQQCSAANRKLKAMTALTGTPCVANNQVRLLVNGEETFAAILGAIRAAQKVVLVQFFIIHDDTLGLALQNTLLDRARAGVKVFLLYDAIGSHALPRAYVEKLREAGCEVKGFSNRRGLINRFQVNFRNHRKIVVVDGEVGFTGGLNVGDEYMGLKPPLAPWRDTHLELRGPALVTLQECFAQDWYWVTRQLPSLLLPERYEDGGVLCQVVPSGPADDQETCSLFFVEAIHSARHRVWITSPYFIPDEAVSAALRLAALRGVDVRILLPSRPDHKVVYAASYLYAFEAVHAGIRVFRYGPGFLHQKVVLIDEDVAAVGSANLDNRSFRLNFEVMVMVMDVQFAWEVRKMLEYDFSRSRELTPEDNNALRRWRRVAMRVARVFSPVL
- a CDS encoding methyltransferase, with amino-acid sequence MPSLVSPFATLELDRQPPRRDDPLQAFDAADEYLLQQVAESGLDPAARVLVLNDAFGALAASLAGHARVTSSGDSHLAALALQANLARNGLAADAVTFVPASEATSGPFDLVLVRVPKTLALLEEQLIRLHGQLAPGARVIAAGMLKHLPRAAGDLLERHIGPVQASLAVKKARLLFATPETRPAVASPYPSRYRLESPALTLINHANVFCREGLDIGTRAFLPHLPRGLGSARVADLGCGNGVLALACALANPEAQFTLVDESYMAVQSARENWAAAFPDRPATFRAADGLADQPPRSLELILCNPPFHQQQVVGDFLAWRMFQQARAALTEQGELWLVGNRHLGYHVKLKRLFKRVEQIAATPKFVVLKAVQPL
- a CDS encoding ferredoxin--NADP reductase, whose amino-acid sequence is MTATEDKFTRETITAVWPWSDNLFSLRTTRDPRFRFRAGQFARLGVRKADGDVVWRAYSMVSAPHDEFLEFFSIVVPGGAFTSELSRLREGDELLVEKQPYGYLTLERFGGGRDLWLLATGTGLAPFLSMLQEPDTWERFERIMLVYSVREARDLAYQEVIHGYDQVEHLEGLTDRLVYVPVVTREDHPGALRGRITALIENGELERAAGVALSPEHSRILICGNPKMVDDTRQLLKTRDLQLALSRRPGQVAVENYW